The following coding sequences lie in one Vibrio sp. BS-M-Sm-2 genomic window:
- the leuS gene encoding leucine--tRNA ligase, with the protein MQEQYNPQEIEQKVQQHWDNSETFVVSEDPNKEKFYCLSMFPYPSGRLHMGHVRNYTIGDVVSRFQRLQGKNVMQPIGWDAFGLPAENAAVKNNTAPAPWTYENIEYMKNQLKLLGFGYDWNREFATCTPEYYRWEQEFFTKLYEKGLVYKKTSSVNWCPNDQTVLANEQVEDGCCWRCDTPVEQKKIPQWFIKITEYAQELLDDLDNLEGWPEMVKTMQRNWIGRSEGVELSFAVNGEEAPLEVYTTRPDTLMGVSYVGIAAGHPLAEKASKNNPELAAFVEECRNTKVAEAELATMEKKGMDTGLTAIHPLNGRVVPVYVANFVLMDYGTGAVMAVPAHDQRDYEFATKYGIDIIPVIKPEDGSELDVSEAAYTEKGVLFDSGEFDGLAFQEAFDAIAAKLEAEGKGKKTVNFRLRDWGVSRQRYWGAPIPMVTTEDGEVHPVPADQLPVILPEDVVMDGVTSPIKADKSWAETTFNGEPALRETDTFDTFMESSWYYARYCSPQADDILDPEKANYWLPVDQYVGGIEHACMHLLYSRFFHKLLRDAGYVTSDEPFKQLLCQGMVLADAFYHENEKGTKEWIAPTDVTVERDGKGRIESAVDSEGRNVEHSGMIKMSKSKNNGIDPQEMVDKYGADTVRLFMMFASPADMTLEWQESGVEGANRFLKRVWKLVHAHSSKGAAESVDASALSGDQKALRRDIHKTIAKVTDDIGRRQTFNTAIAAIMELMNKLAKAPQESVQDRAILDEALKAVVRMLYPMTPHISYEMWIALGESNVDSATWPTFDEKALVEDEKTIVVMINGKLRAKLTVAADATEEQVRELGLNDENAKKFLDGLTIRKVIFVPGKLLNIVAS; encoded by the coding sequence ATGCAAGAACAATATAACCCGCAAGAGATTGAACAAAAGGTTCAACAACACTGGGATAACAGCGAAACTTTCGTTGTAAGTGAAGACCCAAACAAAGAAAAATTCTACTGTCTTTCTATGTTCCCTTACCCAAGTGGCCGACTGCACATGGGTCACGTGCGTAACTACACCATCGGTGATGTGGTATCTCGTTTCCAACGTCTACAAGGCAAAAACGTAATGCAGCCAATTGGTTGGGATGCATTCGGCCTACCTGCAGAAAACGCAGCTGTTAAAAACAACACAGCGCCTGCGCCATGGACTTACGAAAACATTGAGTACATGAAAAACCAGCTTAAGCTTCTAGGCTTTGGTTACGACTGGAACCGTGAATTCGCAACATGTACTCCAGAGTACTACCGTTGGGAACAAGAGTTCTTCACTAAGCTTTACGAAAAAGGCCTAGTTTACAAGAAGACTTCTTCTGTGAACTGGTGTCCAAATGACCAAACTGTACTGGCAAACGAGCAAGTAGAAGACGGTTGCTGCTGGCGTTGTGATACTCCGGTAGAACAAAAGAAAATTCCTCAGTGGTTCATCAAAATCACTGAGTACGCTCAAGAGCTACTAGACGATCTAGACAACCTTGAAGGCTGGCCTGAAATGGTTAAAACCATGCAGCGCAACTGGATCGGCCGCTCTGAAGGTGTTGAGCTGTCTTTCGCTGTTAACGGCGAAGAAGCGCCACTAGAAGTGTACACAACTCGTCCAGACACACTGATGGGTGTTTCATACGTTGGTATCGCTGCAGGTCACCCTCTTGCAGAGAAAGCATCGAAGAACAATCCAGAGCTTGCTGCATTCGTTGAAGAGTGTCGTAACACTAAAGTTGCTGAAGCTGAACTGGCAACGATGGAAAAGAAAGGTATGGATACTGGCCTAACAGCTATCCACCCTCTTAACGGTCGTGTTGTTCCTGTATACGTAGCAAACTTCGTACTTATGGATTACGGCACAGGTGCGGTAATGGCGGTTCCTGCTCACGATCAACGTGACTATGAGTTCGCAACTAAGTACGGCATCGATATCATCCCAGTAATCAAGCCAGAAGATGGCTCTGAGCTAGACGTTTCTGAAGCGGCGTACACTGAGAAAGGTGTATTGTTCGATTCTGGTGAATTCGATGGTCTTGCTTTCCAAGAAGCATTCGATGCAATCGCTGCGAAGCTTGAAGCAGAAGGCAAAGGTAAGAAGACAGTAAATTTCCGTCTACGCGACTGGGGTGTATCTCGTCAGCGTTACTGGGGTGCGCCAATCCCAATGGTAACGACTGAAGACGGTGAAGTTCACCCTGTACCAGCAGACCAACTACCAGTCATTCTTCCTGAAGATGTGGTAATGGATGGCGTAACGAGCCCAATCAAGGCTGACAAGTCTTGGGCTGAAACAACATTCAACGGTGAGCCTGCTCTACGTGAGACAGACACATTCGATACGTTCATGGAATCTTCTTGGTACTACGCTCGTTACTGTTCACCACAAGCAGACGACATTCTAGATCCAGAGAAAGCAAACTACTGGCTGCCAGTTGACCAATACGTTGGTGGTATCGAGCACGCTTGTATGCACCTACTTTACTCTCGTTTCTTCCATAAGCTTCTACGCGACGCTGGTTACGTAACGTCTGACGAACCGTTCAAGCAACTACTATGTCAAGGCATGGTTTTGGCTGACGCGTTCTATCACGAAAACGAAAAAGGCACTAAAGAGTGGATCGCACCGACTGACGTAACGGTTGAGCGTGACGGTAAAGGTCGCATTGAATCAGCAGTTGATAGCGAAGGTCGCAATGTTGAACACTCAGGCATGATCAAAATGTCTAAGTCTAAAAACAACGGCATCGACCCACAAGAGATGGTAGATAAGTACGGCGCTGATACTGTACGTCTATTCATGATGTTTGCATCACCTGCAGACATGACGCTTGAGTGGCAAGAGTCTGGCGTTGAAGGCGCAAACCGCTTCCTTAAGCGTGTTTGGAAATTGGTTCACGCTCACTCTTCTAAAGGTGCCGCTGAATCTGTTGACGCTTCTGCTCTATCTGGCGACCAAAAAGCACTTCGTCGTGATATCCATAAGACTATCGCGAAAGTAACGGACGATATCGGCCGTCGCCAAACGTTCAACACAGCTATCGCTGCAATCATGGAACTGATGAACAAGTTGGCGAAAGCACCTCAAGAGTCAGTACAAGATCGTGCAATTCTTGATGAAGCGCTAAAAGCAGTAGTTCGTATGCTTTACCCAATGACTCCACACATCTCTTACGAAATGTGGATTGCACTTGGTGAATCAAACGTAGACTCAGCAACATGGCCAACTTTCGATGAGAAAGCGCTAGTTGAAGACGAGAAGACTATCGTTGTAATGATCAACGGTAAGCTACGAGCGAAGCTAACGGTTGCTGCTGACGCGACAGAAGAGCAAGTTCGTGAACTTGGTCTAAACGATGAGAATGCTAAGAAGTTCCTAGATGGCCTAACGATTCGTAAAGTTATATTCGTTCCTGGTAAGCTTCTAAACATTGTTGCTAGCTAA
- the lptE gene encoding LPS assembly lipoprotein LptE, which translates to MRLISLSSLKVTIVVLTVSLLSACGFHLRGDYSVPEELNKISVTSYDQYSTFTRMMKGQLRMNDVEIVPPAENTPNLHIISESVGERTLSLYQNTRAAEKELTFRASYRVTIPDLGSKTFSTSVTRSYLDNPLTALAKSVERDMIEDEMRKLATSQILRQMARLKANIAAGSMNLESLENVQVKELEKQYNIKNVEIDDVEIVPASAEQPTLSEPAQ; encoded by the coding sequence ATGCGCCTGATTTCACTATCTTCATTGAAAGTTACTATTGTTGTTTTAACCGTCAGCCTGTTAAGTGCGTGTGGTTTCCACCTGCGTGGTGATTACTCCGTACCAGAAGAACTCAACAAGATCTCCGTAACCAGTTACGACCAATACAGTACGTTTACACGTATGATGAAAGGTCAGCTACGTATGAATGATGTAGAAATTGTGCCACCGGCTGAGAATACCCCTAACCTGCACATTATTAGTGAGAGCGTTGGTGAGCGAACTCTGTCTCTGTACCAAAACACTCGTGCTGCAGAAAAAGAACTAACGTTTCGCGCTTCATATCGCGTAACTATCCCAGATCTAGGCTCAAAGACATTTTCAACCAGCGTAACCCGTAGTTACCTAGATAACCCACTAACTGCACTTGCGAAGTCGGTTGAACGAGACATGATTGAAGATGAAATGCGCAAGTTGGCTACAAGCCAAATCCTCCGTCAGATGGCTCGACTTAAAGCCAATATTGCCGCTGGTAGCATGAATCTAGAGTCATTAGAAAACGTTCAAGTTAAAGAGCTTGAAAAGCAATACAACATCAAGAATGTTGAAATTGACGACGTTGAGATCGTACCGGCTTCAGCAGAGCAACCAACACTCAGCGAACCTGCTCAATAA
- the holA gene encoding DNA polymerase III subunit delta, giving the protein MRIFADRLPEQLAKQLSSVYLIFGNEPLLLQESREAIQKAAKQQGFEERHRFAIDSSLDWNQVYDCTQALSLFSSRQVIELELPESGVNAAIAKELLAISEYIHNDILLILVGTKLTKAQENAKWFKALSNQGHWVSCLTPDVSRLPQFVQARCRQIGLTPDPEAIQMLAQWHEGNLFALTQSLEKLALQYPDGKLTLVRLEESLSRHNHFTPFHWSDALLAGKGNRAQRILRQLEAEGIEPVILLRSIQRELALLLQMQQQMKQMPIGQVFDKHRIWQSKKPLYNAALTRVSISQLHSLFALLTQAELMTKTQYEQSPWPLIHQLSVEFCIPSASIPFHA; this is encoded by the coding sequence ATGCGTATTTTTGCTGACCGCTTACCAGAGCAACTTGCTAAACAGCTAAGCAGTGTTTACCTCATTTTTGGTAACGAACCTCTGCTGTTACAAGAAAGCCGAGAAGCAATTCAAAAAGCTGCAAAACAGCAAGGTTTCGAAGAGCGTCACCGCTTTGCTATTGATAGCAGCCTCGACTGGAATCAAGTCTACGACTGCACTCAAGCACTGAGCCTATTCTCTAGCCGTCAAGTCATCGAACTTGAATTGCCAGAGTCAGGCGTCAATGCCGCAATAGCAAAAGAGCTACTCGCAATCTCCGAGTATATCCATAACGATATTTTGTTGATCTTAGTGGGTACTAAATTAACTAAAGCTCAAGAAAACGCTAAGTGGTTTAAGGCGCTCTCGAATCAAGGACACTGGGTCAGTTGCTTAACGCCAGATGTCAGTCGATTACCTCAATTTGTCCAAGCTCGCTGCCGTCAAATAGGTTTAACGCCAGATCCTGAGGCGATTCAAATGTTGGCACAATGGCACGAAGGCAACCTTTTTGCATTGACTCAGAGCCTAGAAAAGCTGGCTCTCCAATACCCAGATGGAAAGCTCACATTAGTACGCTTAGAAGAATCGCTGAGTCGACACAACCACTTTACTCCATTCCACTGGAGTGACGCCTTACTGGCGGGCAAAGGAAACCGAGCACAACGGATCCTGCGTCAGCTAGAAGCCGAGGGTATAGAGCCAGTCATTTTACTGCGTAGTATCCAACGTGAACTTGCCTTATTGTTGCAAATGCAGCAACAAATGAAACAGATGCCGATTGGTCAAGTCTTCGACAAACACCGTATCTGGCAATCTAAAAAGCCTCTTTATAACGCCGCGCTAACAAGAGTTTCGATTTCTCAATTACACTCTTTGTTCGCGTTGCTCACTCAAGCTGAATTGATGACAAAAACTCAATATGAGCAGTCGCCTTGGCCACTAATTCATCAGTTAAGCGTAGAGTTTTGTATCCCTTCAGCTTCAATACCATTTCACGCATAA
- the rsfS gene encoding ribosome silencing factor, producing the protein MLREELKDFLADKADDMKAESIVTIDVEGKSSVTDYMIVCTGTSKRHVASIAQHVADEVRKAGMQPLGMDGQQEGEWVVLDMGTSMLHVMQEEHRELYQLEKLWG; encoded by the coding sequence GTGTTACGTGAAGAACTAAAAGATTTTCTTGCAGACAAAGCCGACGACATGAAAGCAGAATCGATTGTGACTATCGATGTAGAAGGCAAATCAAGTGTTACTGATTACATGATTGTTTGTACTGGCACCTCTAAACGCCATGTTGCTTCTATTGCACAGCATGTTGCTGATGAAGTACGTAAAGCAGGCATGCAACCACTAGGCATGGACGGCCAGCAAGAAGGTGAATGGGTTGTTCTAGATATGGGCACAAGCATGCTTCACGTTATGCAAGAAGAACACCGTGAACTGTACCAGCTAGAAAAACTTTGGGGATAA
- the rlmH gene encoding 23S rRNA (pseudouridine(1915)-N(3))-methyltransferase RlmH, translating into MKIQLIAVGTKMPKWVEEGFQEYKRRFPHDMPLELIEITAGKRGKNADIARILQKEGEAMLAAVPKGNRIVTLDIPGKKWDTPQLAEQLESWKLDGRDVSILIGGPEGLAPACKAAADQSWSLSALTLPHPLVRVIMAESLYRAWSITANHPYHRE; encoded by the coding sequence TTGAAGATCCAGTTAATCGCAGTTGGCACAAAAATGCCAAAGTGGGTTGAAGAAGGGTTTCAAGAATACAAACGTCGCTTCCCTCACGATATGCCGTTAGAGCTCATTGAAATTACTGCAGGAAAGCGCGGTAAAAATGCCGATATTGCACGCATTCTTCAGAAAGAAGGTGAAGCGATGCTGGCAGCCGTTCCAAAAGGCAACAGAATTGTCACGCTTGATATCCCAGGTAAAAAATGGGATACCCCACAGCTAGCAGAGCAATTGGAAAGTTGGAAATTGGATGGACGCGACGTCTCTATCCTGATTGGCGGGCCTGAAGGATTAGCACCGGCATGTAAAGCGGCAGCAGACCAAAGTTGGTCTCTGTCTGCGCTTACTCTCCCTCACCCATTAGTACGCGTTATCATGGCTGAAAGCTTGTATAGAGCTTGGAGCATCACTGCTAACCACCCTTATCATCGAGAATAA
- the mrdA gene encoding penicillin-binding protein 2, with amino-acid sequence MLRKRSQIRDYKAEARLFTSRAFVAFAGIIVMMSMLVVNLYNIQVNQYQDYKTRSNDNRIKVVPIAPNRGLIYDRNGVLLAENRPVFNLEITPEKINDMDDTLVRLQELIEIPPERIERFNRDRRNSRRFKSVPILNQLTEEQVAVFSVNQHKFPGVEVTGTLKRFYPYGDVLTHVIGYVSRINDRDMQRLAREEKDANYQATRDIGKLGIERYYEDMLHGTAGYQEVEVNSRGRVIRTLKFVPSVPGKDIVLNLDIKLQLYVHKLLDGRRGSAIVLDPKDNGVLAMVSSPSYDPNAFVHGISSKGYNALLQDKDRPLVNRATLGIYPPASTIKPFIAVAALQEGVITPNTTRNDPGYWKIPNSKTRPFRDWLRWGHGVVDIEKAIEESVDTFFYQIAYDLGIDRISKWMMMFGFGDYTGIDIYEESKANMPTRDWKMARHRVPWYQGDTIPVGIGQGYWTATPMQIAKATSVLVNEGEVTAPHLLRSTIDNGRPFDEQIMSDIETYPPLTGVKKKYWDIAQEGMRLANHGKKGTARRSFQKMSYQTAGKSGTAQVFGLKEDEEYNADEIAEHLRDHALFTGYAPFEDPEAVVTIVLENAGGGSSNGGPVVRRILDHIILAEDYQSEPIK; translated from the coding sequence ATGTTACGTAAACGTAGCCAAATCCGTGATTACAAAGCAGAAGCACGACTATTTACTAGTCGTGCTTTTGTTGCGTTTGCGGGGATCATAGTCATGATGTCGATGTTGGTTGTTAACCTGTACAACATTCAGGTCAACCAATATCAGGACTATAAAACCCGCTCTAACGACAACCGTATCAAGGTCGTTCCAATCGCGCCTAACCGTGGTTTGATTTACGATCGCAACGGTGTACTTCTTGCCGAAAACCGCCCCGTTTTCAACCTAGAAATCACACCAGAAAAAATCAACGATATGGATGACACGCTTGTCCGTCTACAAGAGTTAATCGAGATCCCACCAGAACGCATCGAGCGTTTTAATCGTGATCGCCGTAATTCAAGACGCTTCAAGTCAGTACCGATTCTGAATCAACTCACAGAAGAACAAGTTGCGGTCTTCTCTGTAAACCAACATAAGTTCCCTGGTGTTGAGGTCACAGGCACATTAAAACGTTTCTACCCTTATGGTGATGTGCTGACTCACGTTATTGGTTATGTTTCGCGTATCAATGACCGTGATATGCAGCGCCTAGCACGAGAAGAGAAAGACGCTAATTACCAAGCGACTCGTGACATCGGTAAACTTGGCATTGAGCGCTACTACGAAGACATGTTGCACGGTACCGCTGGTTATCAAGAAGTCGAAGTAAACAGCCGTGGACGAGTGATCCGCACTCTGAAGTTTGTGCCTTCGGTTCCGGGTAAAGATATCGTGCTCAACTTGGACATCAAGCTACAGCTATACGTACATAAATTACTTGATGGTCGCCGTGGCTCAGCCATCGTTCTCGACCCTAAGGACAATGGCGTGTTAGCCATGGTGTCTAGCCCAAGCTACGACCCAAATGCATTTGTGCATGGTATCTCCTCTAAAGGTTATAACGCGCTACTTCAAGACAAAGACCGACCTTTGGTTAACCGTGCAACGCTAGGTATTTATCCACCAGCGTCGACGATCAAACCTTTCATTGCTGTTGCGGCTCTGCAAGAAGGCGTGATTACGCCCAATACAACGCGTAATGACCCAGGTTATTGGAAGATCCCTAACTCAAAAACAAGACCATTCCGTGACTGGTTGCGTTGGGGACACGGTGTCGTTGATATCGAGAAAGCGATAGAAGAGTCAGTGGATACTTTCTTTTACCAAATTGCTTATGACCTTGGTATTGATCGCATATCCAAATGGATGATGATGTTCGGATTCGGTGATTATACCGGCATCGATATTTATGAAGAAAGTAAAGCCAATATGCCAACTCGTGATTGGAAAATGGCAAGACACCGTGTGCCTTGGTACCAAGGTGACACTATCCCTGTCGGCATTGGCCAAGGCTACTGGACAGCAACACCAATGCAGATTGCAAAAGCCACATCAGTTTTAGTTAATGAAGGGGAAGTAACAGCCCCTCACCTACTGCGTTCAACCATTGACAACGGTCGCCCATTCGATGAACAAATTATGTCGGATATTGAAACTTACCCACCACTAACCGGGGTTAAGAAGAAGTATTGGGATATCGCTCAGGAAGGCATGAGACTGGCTAACCACGGTAAGAAAGGCACAGCAAGACGTTCATTCCAGAAGATGTCTTACCAAACCGCTGGTAAGTCGGGTACCGCGCAGGTGTTCGGCTTAAAAGAAGATGAAGAGTACAACGCGGATGAAATCGCAGAGCACTTACGCGATCACGCCCTCTTTACGGGTTACGCGCCTTTTGAAGATCCTGAAGCCGTCGTGACTATCGTTCTAGAAAACGCAGGTGGCGGCTCTTCTAACGGCGGCCCAGTAGTAAGAAGGATTTTAGACCATATTATCCTTGCAGAAGATTATCAAAGTGAGCCAATTAAATAA
- the rodA gene encoding rod shape-determining protein RodA, translating into MKLDPSTGRNRALFERLHIDLPLLLGILVLMGFALLIMYSASGQSLAMMDRQAMRMALSLGVMIFLAQISPRTYETLAPLLFAGGVILLLGVLFFGEASKGAQRWLNFGFVRFQPSELLKLAVPLMLARFIGKRSLPPTFQTLAISLVMVFVPTILIAKQPDLGTSILIAASGIFVIFLAGISWKIIASAAIALGAFIPILWFFLMREYQKVRVRTLFAPESDPLGAGYHIIQSKIAIGSGGISGKGWLQGTQSQLEFIPERHTDFIFAVIAEEWGMIGILFLLAIYLFIIGRGLVLASQAQTAFGRMMGGSIVLSFFVYIFVNIGMVSGILPVVGVPLPLVSYGGTSMVTLMAGFGILMSIHTHRKAFSKAT; encoded by the coding sequence ATGAAACTTGATCCTTCAACTGGACGAAATAGAGCCTTATTCGAAAGGCTGCATATCGACCTGCCGCTTTTACTTGGCATTCTGGTTTTAATGGGCTTTGCCCTACTGATCATGTACAGCGCAAGCGGACAAAGCCTTGCGATGATGGATCGCCAGGCGATGCGTATGGCTTTGTCTTTAGGTGTGATGATCTTCCTAGCGCAAATCTCACCTCGCACTTATGAGACCTTGGCACCACTACTGTTTGCAGGTGGTGTCATCTTGCTATTAGGCGTATTGTTCTTTGGTGAAGCCTCTAAAGGTGCACAGCGTTGGTTAAACTTCGGCTTTGTTCGATTCCAACCCTCAGAGCTGTTAAAGCTGGCGGTACCTTTGATGCTGGCGCGATTTATCGGTAAGCGCTCACTTCCACCCACCTTCCAAACATTAGCGATCTCGCTAGTGATGGTGTTTGTACCTACGATTCTAATCGCAAAGCAACCCGACCTAGGCACATCTATCCTTATCGCCGCATCCGGTATCTTCGTGATATTCCTAGCAGGTATCAGTTGGAAAATCATTGCTAGTGCGGCAATAGCGTTGGGGGCATTTATCCCAATCTTATGGTTCTTCTTGATGCGTGAATATCAAAAAGTACGTGTAAGAACCCTTTTTGCTCCTGAATCCGATCCATTAGGTGCGGGTTACCACATCATTCAAAGTAAGATTGCGATAGGTTCTGGTGGTATATCAGGAAAAGGTTGGCTGCAAGGCACTCAATCCCAACTAGAGTTCATTCCAGAGCGCCATACCGACTTCATTTTTGCGGTAATTGCCGAAGAGTGGGGCATGATTGGTATCTTGTTCTTGCTTGCCATCTACCTGTTTATTATTGGACGTGGCTTAGTGCTCGCTAGCCAAGCTCAAACAGCATTCGGCCGAATGATGGGCGGCAGCATTGTACTGAGCTTCTTCGTCTACATTTTTGTAAACATTGGCATGGTAAGTGGCATTCTACCTGTTGTAGGTGTTCCTCTTCCTCTGGTCAGTTATGGCGGTACTTCAATGGTTACCCTTATGGCTGGTTTTGGTATTTTAATGTCGATCCATACACACAGAAAAGCATTCTCAAAGGCGACCTAA
- a CDS encoding septal ring lytic transglycosylase RlpA family protein produces the protein MDVYYNVSKKASLVDELPIKKIVSILGLAVLINGCSSQKPTGRYDIDSDIAPDAPISVEHLEDAHPQYEPYSLGGNTDYTLRGEDYKIVKKTEGFTEKGKASWYGKKFHGHLTSNGEIYDMYSMSAAHKTLPIPSYVKVTNTDNNKTTIVRINDRGPFHEGRIIDLSYAAAYKLDVLRTGTANVEIEVITVAMPTDANKKAALPQFIIQVATSPHEDRTEKLAKDLAEKLEVATFLQPNDDNYRLMIGPFHDYALTQEKLEQVKLIGYPSAYIKKHTLTR, from the coding sequence ATCGATGTCTATTACAACGTTTCCAAAAAAGCATCCTTAGTTGATGAGCTGCCAATCAAAAAAATAGTCTCTATCTTAGGGCTAGCGGTTTTAATCAATGGGTGTTCTTCACAAAAGCCAACAGGTCGCTACGATATTGATTCAGATATTGCACCAGACGCACCGATTTCGGTAGAGCATTTAGAAGATGCTCACCCTCAGTATGAACCTTATAGTTTAGGTGGTAATACGGATTACACTCTGCGTGGCGAAGACTACAAGATCGTAAAAAAGACCGAAGGGTTTACTGAGAAAGGCAAGGCCTCTTGGTACGGTAAGAAATTTCATGGTCACTTAACGTCTAACGGCGAGATCTACGACATGTATTCGATGTCAGCAGCTCACAAAACATTGCCAATTCCAAGCTATGTAAAAGTGACGAATACCGACAATAACAAAACCACTATTGTTCGTATCAATGACCGTGGCCCATTCCATGAAGGCCGAATCATTGACCTTAGTTATGCGGCAGCTTATAAGCTCGATGTACTGAGAACGGGCACGGCAAATGTTGAGATTGAAGTCATTACTGTGGCTATGCCAACCGACGCAAATAAAAAGGCCGCTTTACCGCAATTTATCATTCAAGTCGCAACATCTCCGCATGAAGATAGAACCGAGAAGTTAGCTAAAGATCTAGCCGAAAAGCTAGAAGTAGCAACGTTCTTGCAGCCAAATGATGACAACTACCGTCTGATGATTGGGCCATTTCATGACTATGCTCTGACTCAAGAAAAATTAGAACAAGTTAAGCTAATAGGTTACCCGTCAGCTTATATAAAAAAACACACCCTAACTCGCTAA
- a CDS encoding serine hydrolase, with product MIKSNKLVKSIFATSVALSATIATSSFAAPIVVPDAPQIAAKGFVLMDYHSGKVLAEKEMNTQLSPASLTKMMTSYVIGQELERGNINLNDDVVISENAWAKNFPDSSKMFVEVGTTVKVEELNRGIIVQSGNDACVAMAEHIAGSEDAFVDLMNAWASSIGMKDTHFANVHGLDNPNLYSTPYDMALLGQALIRDVPDEYRIYSQKKFTYNGITQYNRNGLLWDKSMNVDGIKTGHTSNAGYSLVSSATEGKMRLVAVVMGTKNANARKTESKKLLSYGFRFFETVAPHTAGETFVEEKIWMGSKDTVALGVDEDTFVTLPRGQAKNLKASFVLEKELEAPISKGDVVGKLFYQVDGEDVAEYPLLALEDVDQGSLFSRLWDYLVLLFKGLF from the coding sequence ATGATTAAATCTAATAAACTTGTTAAATCGATTTTTGCTACTTCTGTTGCTCTTTCTGCAACGATAGCTACATCGTCATTCGCCGCTCCTATTGTTGTTCCTGATGCACCTCAAATCGCCGCTAAAGGTTTTGTTCTGATGGATTACCATTCAGGCAAAGTACTAGCAGAGAAAGAGATGAATACTCAACTTTCTCCAGCAAGTTTAACCAAGATGATGACGAGCTACGTAATTGGCCAAGAGCTAGAACGTGGCAACATCAACTTAAACGACGATGTTGTAATCAGTGAAAATGCTTGGGCTAAAAACTTCCCAGATTCATCTAAGATGTTCGTTGAAGTAGGTACAACGGTTAAAGTTGAAGAACTGAACCGCGGTATCATTGTTCAGTCAGGTAACGATGCTTGTGTTGCGATGGCTGAACACATCGCCGGATCTGAAGATGCATTCGTTGACCTAATGAACGCATGGGCAAGCTCTATCGGTATGAAAGACACGCACTTCGCTAACGTGCACGGTCTAGACAACCCGAACCTATACTCAACGCCTTACGATATGGCGCTACTTGGTCAGGCTCTGATTCGCGACGTACCAGACGAGTACCGTATCTACTCACAGAAGAAATTCACTTACAACGGCATCACCCAGTACAACCGTAACGGTCTGTTATGGGATAAGAGCATGAACGTTGATGGCATCAAAACGGGCCACACAAGCAATGCAGGTTACAGCCTAGTAAGCTCAGCGACCGAAGGCAAAATGCGCCTAGTTGCTGTAGTTATGGGTACCAAGAATGCTAATGCTCGTAAGACAGAAAGTAAAAAGCTGCTTAGCTACGGCTTCCGCTTCTTCGAAACAGTGGCACCACACACAGCGGGTGAAACCTTCGTAGAAGAGAAGATCTGGATGGGCAGTAAAGACACCGTTGCACTGGGTGTCGACGAAGATACTTTCGTTACGCTACCTCGTGGTCAAGCTAAGAACCTGAAGGCAAGCTTCGTTCTTGAGAAAGAGCTAGAAGCGCCAATCAGCAAAGGCGATGTGGTTGGTAAACTATTCTACCAAGTCGACGGTGAAGACGTTGCTGAATACCCACTACTAGCACTTGAAGATGTAGACCAAGGCAGCCTATTCAGCCGCCTATGGGACTACCTAGTTCTTCTGTTCAAGGGTTTATTCTAA
- the ybeD gene encoding DUF493 family protein YbeD, translating into MMNINSDAKLKDLLEFPCSFTYKVMGHAKPELTELVLEVIQRHAPGDYSPTLKPSAKGNYHSISINITATSIEQVETLYKELGEIEIVRMVL; encoded by the coding sequence ATCATGAACATCAATTCTGATGCAAAACTAAAAGACCTCTTAGAGTTCCCTTGTTCATTCACTTACAAAGTAATGGGCCACGCTAAGCCAGAACTGACTGAGCTAGTGCTAGAAGTGATCCAGCGCCACGCTCCTGGTGACTACAGCCCAACGCTAAAACCGAGTGCGAAAGGTAACTACCACTCTATTTCTATCAATATTACTGCGACTTCAATTGAACAAGTAGAAACTCTTTATAAAGAACTGGGCGAGATCGAAATCGTTCGTATGGTTCTGTAG